From Struthio camelus isolate bStrCam1 chromosome 29, bStrCam1.hap1, whole genome shotgun sequence, a single genomic window includes:
- the LOC138062745 gene encoding olfactory receptor 14J1-like, which yields MWEAPREGQKVWLTEDCSKLSLSFPSWTGPHSQRDKMSNSSSLNEFLLLAFADTRELQLLHFSLFLGTYLAALLANGLIITAVACDHRLHTPMYFFLLHLALLDLGTVSSTVPKSMVNSLRDTRAISYSGCAAQLFFFVFFFSAEYSLLTVMAYDRYVAICRPLHYGTLLGTRACVRMAAAAWAGGFLNALLHTANTFSIPLCQGNDMDQFFCEIPQLLKLSCSQSYLREVWALVFSVCSGFGCFVFIVLSYVQIFRAVLRMPSEQGRHKAFSMCLPHLAVVSLFVSTIMFAYLKPPSMSSPAVDLVVAVVYSVVPPAVNPLLYSMRNKELKDALEKLLQSVSSRNLGVVELYFDVQVSCDYRQDQAMGTFVPDLASKIDSGIKGISLVPCLKSGLSSEDGVKNMPKGLHHERACCSAFEFHGI from the exons atgtgggaggctccaagagaagggcaaaaggtttGGCTCACAGAAGACTGCTCTAAATTGTCACTGTCCTTTCCTTCTTGGACAGGTCCCCATTCCCAGAGAGA caaaatgtccaacagcagctccctcaatgagttcctcctcctggcctttgcagacacacgggagctgcagctcttgcacttctcgctcttcctgggcacctacctggctgccctcctggccaacggcctcatcatcacagccgtagcctgcgaccaccgcctccacacccccatgtacttcttcctcctccacctcgccctcctcgacctgggcactgtctcctccactgtccccaaatccatggtcaactctctgagggacaccagggccatttcctactcaggatgtgctgcccagctctttttctttgtcttctttttttcagccgagtattctctcctcactgtcatggcctatgaccgctatgttgccatctgcagacccctgcactacgggaccctcctgggcaccagagcttgtgtcaggatggcagccgCTGCCTGGGCcggtggttttctcaatgctctcctgcacactgccaacacattttccattcctctctgccaaggcaatgacatggaccagttcttctgtgagattccccaactcctcaagctctcctgctcacaatcctacctccgggaagtgtgGGCGCTTGTGTTTAGTGTTTGTTCAGgctttgggtgtttcgttttcattgtgctgtcctacgtgcagatcttcagagctgtgctgaggatgccctctgagcagggaaggcacaaagccttctccatgtgcctccctcacctggctgtcgtctccctctttgtcagtaccatcatgtttgcctacctgaagcccccctccatgtcctccccagctgtggatctggtggtagctgttgtgtactcggtggtgcctccagcagtgaaccccctcctctacagcatgaggaacaaggagctcaaggatgccctggagAAACTCTTGCAATCAGT GAGTTCTCGTAACCTGGGAGTGGTAGAGTTGTATTTTGATGTTCAGGTGTCCTGTGACTACAGGCAGGACCAGGCCATGGGCACCTTTGTGCCAGACCTGGCTTCCAAAATTGATTCTGGAATAAAAGGGATCTCCCTTGTGCCGtgcctgaagtctggcctttcttcagaagatggagtcaaaaatatgcccaaggGATTGCACCATGaaagggcctgctgctctgcttttgaATTCCATGGGATCTAG